A region of Vitis riparia cultivar Riparia Gloire de Montpellier isolate 1030 chromosome 1, EGFV_Vit.rip_1.0, whole genome shotgun sequence DNA encodes the following proteins:
- the LOC117911562 gene encoding pentatricopeptide repeat-containing protein At1g26900, mitochondrial — MIFGSASWVRQKFQSWSLHHFPKYYSTAPEDQSLISLLQSCTQTSEICQVHGSMVKTGLVNVPFTLSKLLASSIQDTDYAASIFNQIPNPNLFMFNTMLRGYSISHHPKQAFVVFKVLRAQQMILDQFSFIPTLKACARELAYETGQGIHGVVVRSGHGLFTNVKNALLHFYCVCGRIGDAHQLFDEIPPKIDLVSWNTLLGGYLQVPHPTMVTCLFGEMCRKGLKFSTTTISSVLCAVGDLGNILGGVSLHGHCIKVGFCSDLNVATALIDMYANAGFIDLGHKIFYQVPKKDVVLWNCLIDGYARSGLLQESLALLQLMKREQVKPNSSTLVGLLSACAAAGASGVGLCISNYVEEEQIALDAVLGTALVDMYCKCGFLEKAIDVFERMEIKDVKSWTAMISGYGVHGQAKNAIMIFHRMEVEGYRPNEVTFLAVLNACSHGGMVVEGISFLEKMVRQYGFSPKVEHYGCMIDLLGRAGLLEEAHNLIKSLPIEGDATGWRALLAACRVYGNVDLGERVKRVLLEIFDEHPTDSILLSSTYAIAGRLPDYTRMQEIKEEKMMKEAGCSAIEMDSHGWEHIREYGSSSKGPPHANA; from the coding sequence ATGATCTTTGGTAGTGCTTCATGGGTGAGGCAAAAGTTCCAATCTTGGTCATTGCATCACTTCCCTAAATACTACTCCACAGCCCCAGAAGATCAAAGCCTCATTTCCCTACTGCAATCTTGCACTCAGACCTCTGAAATCTGTCAAGTCCATGGCTCCATGGTCAAAACTGGCCTTGTCAATGTCCCCTTCACTTTGAGCAAGCTTCTTGCATCTTCCATACAAGACACTGACTATGCAGCCTCAATTTTCAACCAGATTCCAAATCCAAATCTCTTTATGTTCAATACTATGCTTAGAGGCTATTCAATTAGTCACCATCCAAAACAAGCTTTTGTTGTCTTCAAGGTTTTGAGGGCTCAACAAATGATACTCGACCAGTTTTCCTTCATCCCAACCCTCAAAGCTTGTGCTCGCGAATTGGCTTACGAAACTGGCCAAGGGATTCATGGGGTTGTTGTGAGGTCTGGGCATGGACTGTTTACCAACGTGAAGAATGCACTTTTGCatttttattgtgtttgtgGGAGAATTGGAGATGCCCATCAGTTGTTTGATGAGATTCCTCCGAAAATTGATTTGGTTTCATGGAACACTTTGTTGGGTGGATATCTCCAGGTGCCCCACCCCACTATGGTCACTTGCTTGTTCGGAGAAATGTGTAGGAAAGGTCTAAAATTTAGCACCACAACAATTTCCAGTGTGTTGTGTGCTGTGGGTGATTTGGGAAACATTCTTGGTGGAGTATCTCTTCATGGGCATTGCATTAAGGTTGGCTTTTGTTCAGATTTAAATGTGGCTACTGCTTTGATTGATATGTACGCAAATGCTGGGTTTATTGATTTAGggcataaaattttttatcaagtcCCCAAAAAGGATGTTGTCTTATGGAATTGTTTGATAGATGGGTATGCAAGAAGTGGCCTGTTACAAGAATCATTGGCTCTACTGCAACTGATGAAACGTGAACAAGTGAAACCCAATTCATCTACATTGGTAGGGTTGCTTTCGGCTTGTGCTGCTGCCGGAGCATCGGGTGTAGGCCTATGTATCAGCAACTATGTGGAGGAGGAGCAAATAGCATTGGATGCAGTTCTCGGCACCGCTCTGGTTGATATGTACTGTAAATGTGGGTTCCTCGAGAAGGCTATTGATGTTTTTGAAAGGATGGAAATCAAAGACGTGAAATCTTGGACAGCCATGATTTCAGGTTATGGGGTGCACGGGCAGGCAAAAAATGCCATTATGATCTTTCATAGAATGGAGGTGGAGGGCTATAGGCCTAATGAAGTCACTTTCTTAGCAGTTTTGAATGCTTGTAGCCATGGAGGTATGGTGGTAGAGGGGATAAGTTTCTTAGAGAAAATGGTTCGACAATATGGCTTTTCCCCAAAGGTTGAACACTATGGATGTATGATTGATCTCTTGGGCCGTGCAGGGTTGCTGGAAGAAGCACATAACCTAATCAAGAGTTTGCCCATTGAGGGCGATGCTACCGGGTGGCGTGCATTGCTCGCAGCTTGCAGGGTGTATGGAAATGTTGACTTGGGAGAACGCGTGAAGAGAGTGCTGTTGGAAATCTTTGATGAACACCCCACTGATTCCATCCTTCTTTCTAGCACATACGCTATTGCAGGAAGGTTGCCTGATTATACAAGAATGCAGGAGATTaaggaagaaaagatgatgaagGAAGCTGGATGTAGTGCAATTGAGATGGATAGCCATGGGTGGGAGCATATTAGGGAATATGGGAGCTCAAGCAAGGGACCCCCTCATGCGAATGCTTAA
- the LOC117917042 gene encoding PH, RCC1 and FYVE domains-containing protein 1-like isoform X2, with protein sequence MADPQRNGLAERDVEQAIVALKKGAYLLKYGRRGKPKFCPFRLSNPIFQRYPRPEKEYQSFSLIYGDRSLDLICKDKDEAEVWFVGLKGLISRGNYRKWRSEIRDDSISSESPHSRARRISPSLSSSDPGDTQQTQVTFENIPQSGLGKAFSDVISYTASTKSFTQAESVASSLSSLSSGGVDNSNGRTSASENFRVSLSSAVSSSSQGSGHDDFDALGDVFMWGEGIGDGIMGAGVHRVGSSSSTKIDALLPKALESTVVLDVHSIACGGKHAVLVTKKGEVFSWGEECGSRLGHGVEVDVSHPKLIDALCGMNIELVACGEYHSCAVTLSGDLYTWGDGTHNSGLLGHGSEASHWIPKKVSGPMEGMHVSYVACGPWHTAVVTSAGQLFTFGDGTFGALGHGDHSSMSIPREVEALRGQRTMRVACGVWHTAAVVELMIASSSSESSGSSSSGKLFTWGDGDKGRLGHGDKEPRLVPQSVTALINESFCQVACGHNLTVALTTSGRVYTMGSAVYGQLGSPVADGKIPTLVEGKIANSFVEEVACGSYHVAVLTSKTEVYTWGKGTNGQLGHGDNDHRNTPTLVDFLKDKQVKNVVCGLNFTAAISLHKWVSCADHSICSGCHNQFGFRRKRHNCYNCGLVFCNTCSSRKSLKASLAPNMNKPYRVCDDCFTKLKKAMESGSVLRIPKARSSNILQKSNEIAERDTMGPRVQGQLSRLSSVDSFSRAESKHYKCDTKLEFNDGRVSPHLNGNVQRGSFHSSKLSNSLFGGSRKIFSASRPGSRIVSRATSPVSGKSSPPQSAMLAASLAVVRSPEAMDDDPKHTNDSLSREIINLRAQVENLTGKSQILEAELERSSRKLKEVTAVAEGEAEKCKAAKEVIKSLTAQLKEMAERVPEEHISISKSGSSARQTPNIVDMFSNENHSTSLTSPESESNGSSVNPILSSGTKAQTEKSEWVVQDEPGVYLTLSSLAGGGNELRRVRFSRKRFTEEQAEVWWAENGSKVCERHDIRSVE encoded by the exons CCAATATTTCAGCGGTATCCTAGGCCAGAAAAAGAATAtcaatcattttctttgatatatGGTGATAGATCATTGGATTTG ATTTGTAAAGACAAGGATGAAGCTGAAGTGTGGTTCGTCGGTCTTAAGGGATTAATTTCACGTGGTAACTACCGAAAATGGAGAAGTGAAATAAGAGATGATAGTATATCATCAGAGAGTCCACATAGTCGTGCTCGAAGAATTTCTCCATCTCTTTCATCATCT GATCCAGGAGATACTCAACAAACTCAGGTTACTTTTGAGAATATTCCACAGAGTGGGTTGGGAAAGGCATTCTCTGACGTAATATCATATACTGCATCAACCAAGAGCTTTACTCAAGCTGAATCAGTAGCCAGTTCTCTCAGCTCACTGTCATCTGGTGGTGTGGATAACTCAAATGGTCGAACTTCGGCATCTGAGAACTTTCGAGTTAGTTTATCTAGTGCCGTGAGCTCATCAAGTCAGGGTTCTGGTCATGATGATTTTGATGCCCTGGGTGATGTTTTCATGTGGGGGGAAGGCATTGGAGATGGGATTATGGGTGCTGGTGTGCATAGAGTTGGGAGTTCATCTAGTACCAAGATAGATGCCCTTCTGCCCAAGGCATTAGAGTCAACAGTGGTGCTTGATGTTCATAGTATTGCTTGCGGTGGTAAGCATGCTGTGTTAGTCACCAAAAAAGGCGAAGTTTTTAGTTGgggggaagagtgtggaagcaGGCTTGGGCATGGAGTAGAAGTGGATGTTTCCCACCCAAAGCTCATTGATGCCCTTTGTGGCATGAACATTGAACTAGTTGCATGTGGAGAGTATCACAGTTGTGCCGTTACACTTTCTGGGGATCTTTATACATGGGGAGATGGTACTCACAATTCTGGTCTTCTTGGGCATGGAAGTGAGGCTAGTCACTGGATCCCTAAAAAAGTAAGTGGGCCCATGGAGGGTATGCACGTATCATATGTTGCTTGTGGACCTTGGCATACTGCTGTTGTGACATCTGCAGGTCAGTTATTTACATTTGGCGATGGAACTTTTGGTGCCCTGGGCCATGGAGATCATAGTAGCATGAGTATTCCAAGAGAAGTGGAAGCTTTGAGAGGACAGCGTACGATGAGGGTTGCTTGTGGTGTTTGGCACACTGCTGCAGTTGTTGAATTAATGATTGCATCCTCTAGTTCTGAGTCTTCTGGTAGCTCTTCATCTGGAAAACTGTTCACCTGGGGTGATGGAGATAAAGGGCGACTTGGACATGGTGATAAAGAACCCAGACTAGTTCCCCAGTCTGTAACTGCGTTGATTAATGAAAGTTTTTGTCAAGTAGCATGTGGGCATAACCTCACAGTTGCTCTCACAACCTCAGGACGAGTATATACAATGGGGAGTGCTGTGTATGGACAGCTGGGAAGTCCTGTAGCTGATGGAAAGATTCCAACACTTGTTGAAGGTAAAATCGCAAACAGTTTCGTGGAAGAGGTTGCTTGTGGTTCTTATCATGTTGCAGTTTTGACTTCAAAAACAGAGGTTTATACTTGGGGAAAGGGTACAAATGGGCAATTAGGCCATGGAGACAATGATCACAGAAATACACCCACACTTGTTGATTTTCTAAAGGATAAGCAAGTGAAGAATGTAGTATGTGGTTTAAACTTTACTGCAGCCATTTCTCTTCATAAATGGGTGTCTTGTGCTGACCATTCTATATGCTCTGGTTGTCATAATCAATTTGGTTTCAGAAGAAAACGTCACAACTGTTATAACTGTGGGCTAGTTTTTTGCAACACATGCAGCAGTAGGAAATCTCTGAAAGCTTCTTTGGCTCCAAACATGAACAAGCCATATCGCGTGTGTGATGATTGCTTCACCAAGTTGAAGAAGGCCATGGAATCTGGATCTGTTCTGCGCATTCCTAAAGCAAGGAGTAGTAATATACTTCAGAAGTCCAACGAGATAGCAGAAAGAGACACAATGGGTCCTAGAGTACAGGGACAACTGTCCAGACTCTCATCAGTTGACTCATTCAGTCGAGCTGAAAGCAAACATTACAAGTGCGACACAAAGCTAGAATTTAATGATGGTCGTGTCTCTCCCCATCTGAATGGAAATGTTCAGCGGGGAAGCTTCCATTCATCGAAGTTGTCGAATTCTCTATTTGGAGGTTCAAGGAAGATTTTTTCAGCTTCTCGTCCTGGCTCCAGAATTGTTTCTCGGGCAACATCTCCTGTTTCAGGGAAGTCAAGTCCACCTCAGTCTGCAATGCTAGCAGCATCTCTTGCTGTTGTTAGATCTCCTGAAGCAATGGATGATGATCCAAAGCATACAAATGACAGTCTAAGTCgagaaatcataaatttaaggGCACAG GTAGAAAACCTTACTGGAAAATCGCAAATTCTTGAAGCTGAACTTGAAAGATCATCTAGGAAATTGAAAGAGGTCACTGCTGTAGCGGAAGGTGAAGCTGAAAAATGCAAAGCTGCAAAGGAAGTTATCAAGTCTCTAACTGCACAG TTGAAGGAGATGGCTGAAAGAGTGCCAGAAGAACATATTTCCATTAGTAAATCAGGTTCTAGTGCCAGACAAACTCCTAATATTGTAGATATGTTCTCTAATGAGAACCATTCAACAAGCCTAACCTCTCCTGAGAGCGAGTCCAATGGCAGTTCAGTAAATCCTATCCTGTCCAGTGGAACCAAGGCACAAACTGAAAAGTCAGAATGGGTAGTGCAAGATGAACCAGGCGTGTACCTAACTCTTTCGTCCTTGGCAGGGGGTGGTAATGAACTCAGACGGGTTCGTTTCAG TCGGAAACGCTTCACTGAGGAACAGGCAGAGGTTTGGTGGGCTGAAAATGGGTCCAAAGTATGTGAGCGGCACGACATAAGAAGTGTGGAGTAA
- the LOC117917042 gene encoding PH, RCC1 and FYVE domains-containing protein 1-like isoform X1 produces the protein MADPQRNGLAERDVEQAIVALKKGAYLLKYGRRGKPKFCPFRLSNDESMLIWYSGKEEKQLKLNNVSRIIPGQRTPIFQRYPRPEKEYQSFSLIYGDRSLDLICKDKDEAEVWFVGLKGLISRGNYRKWRSEIRDDSISSESPHSRARRISPSLSSSDPGDTQQTQVTFENIPQSGLGKAFSDVISYTASTKSFTQAESVASSLSSLSSGGVDNSNGRTSASENFRVSLSSAVSSSSQGSGHDDFDALGDVFMWGEGIGDGIMGAGVHRVGSSSSTKIDALLPKALESTVVLDVHSIACGGKHAVLVTKKGEVFSWGEECGSRLGHGVEVDVSHPKLIDALCGMNIELVACGEYHSCAVTLSGDLYTWGDGTHNSGLLGHGSEASHWIPKKVSGPMEGMHVSYVACGPWHTAVVTSAGQLFTFGDGTFGALGHGDHSSMSIPREVEALRGQRTMRVACGVWHTAAVVELMIASSSSESSGSSSSGKLFTWGDGDKGRLGHGDKEPRLVPQSVTALINESFCQVACGHNLTVALTTSGRVYTMGSAVYGQLGSPVADGKIPTLVEGKIANSFVEEVACGSYHVAVLTSKTEVYTWGKGTNGQLGHGDNDHRNTPTLVDFLKDKQVKNVVCGLNFTAAISLHKWVSCADHSICSGCHNQFGFRRKRHNCYNCGLVFCNTCSSRKSLKASLAPNMNKPYRVCDDCFTKLKKAMESGSVLRIPKARSSNILQKSNEIAERDTMGPRVQGQLSRLSSVDSFSRAESKHYKCDTKLEFNDGRVSPHLNGNVQRGSFHSSKLSNSLFGGSRKIFSASRPGSRIVSRATSPVSGKSSPPQSAMLAASLAVVRSPEAMDDDPKHTNDSLSREIINLRAQVENLTGKSQILEAELERSSRKLKEVTAVAEGEAEKCKAAKEVIKSLTAQLKEMAERVPEEHISISKSGSSARQTPNIVDMFSNENHSTSLTSPESESNGSSVNPILSSGTKAQTEKSEWVVQDEPGVYLTLSSLAGGGNELRRVRFSRKRFTEEQAEVWWAENGSKVCERHDIRSVE, from the exons CCAATATTTCAGCGGTATCCTAGGCCAGAAAAAGAATAtcaatcattttctttgatatatGGTGATAGATCATTGGATTTG ATTTGTAAAGACAAGGATGAAGCTGAAGTGTGGTTCGTCGGTCTTAAGGGATTAATTTCACGTGGTAACTACCGAAAATGGAGAAGTGAAATAAGAGATGATAGTATATCATCAGAGAGTCCACATAGTCGTGCTCGAAGAATTTCTCCATCTCTTTCATCATCT GATCCAGGAGATACTCAACAAACTCAGGTTACTTTTGAGAATATTCCACAGAGTGGGTTGGGAAAGGCATTCTCTGACGTAATATCATATACTGCATCAACCAAGAGCTTTACTCAAGCTGAATCAGTAGCCAGTTCTCTCAGCTCACTGTCATCTGGTGGTGTGGATAACTCAAATGGTCGAACTTCGGCATCTGAGAACTTTCGAGTTAGTTTATCTAGTGCCGTGAGCTCATCAAGTCAGGGTTCTGGTCATGATGATTTTGATGCCCTGGGTGATGTTTTCATGTGGGGGGAAGGCATTGGAGATGGGATTATGGGTGCTGGTGTGCATAGAGTTGGGAGTTCATCTAGTACCAAGATAGATGCCCTTCTGCCCAAGGCATTAGAGTCAACAGTGGTGCTTGATGTTCATAGTATTGCTTGCGGTGGTAAGCATGCTGTGTTAGTCACCAAAAAAGGCGAAGTTTTTAGTTGgggggaagagtgtggaagcaGGCTTGGGCATGGAGTAGAAGTGGATGTTTCCCACCCAAAGCTCATTGATGCCCTTTGTGGCATGAACATTGAACTAGTTGCATGTGGAGAGTATCACAGTTGTGCCGTTACACTTTCTGGGGATCTTTATACATGGGGAGATGGTACTCACAATTCTGGTCTTCTTGGGCATGGAAGTGAGGCTAGTCACTGGATCCCTAAAAAAGTAAGTGGGCCCATGGAGGGTATGCACGTATCATATGTTGCTTGTGGACCTTGGCATACTGCTGTTGTGACATCTGCAGGTCAGTTATTTACATTTGGCGATGGAACTTTTGGTGCCCTGGGCCATGGAGATCATAGTAGCATGAGTATTCCAAGAGAAGTGGAAGCTTTGAGAGGACAGCGTACGATGAGGGTTGCTTGTGGTGTTTGGCACACTGCTGCAGTTGTTGAATTAATGATTGCATCCTCTAGTTCTGAGTCTTCTGGTAGCTCTTCATCTGGAAAACTGTTCACCTGGGGTGATGGAGATAAAGGGCGACTTGGACATGGTGATAAAGAACCCAGACTAGTTCCCCAGTCTGTAACTGCGTTGATTAATGAAAGTTTTTGTCAAGTAGCATGTGGGCATAACCTCACAGTTGCTCTCACAACCTCAGGACGAGTATATACAATGGGGAGTGCTGTGTATGGACAGCTGGGAAGTCCTGTAGCTGATGGAAAGATTCCAACACTTGTTGAAGGTAAAATCGCAAACAGTTTCGTGGAAGAGGTTGCTTGTGGTTCTTATCATGTTGCAGTTTTGACTTCAAAAACAGAGGTTTATACTTGGGGAAAGGGTACAAATGGGCAATTAGGCCATGGAGACAATGATCACAGAAATACACCCACACTTGTTGATTTTCTAAAGGATAAGCAAGTGAAGAATGTAGTATGTGGTTTAAACTTTACTGCAGCCATTTCTCTTCATAAATGGGTGTCTTGTGCTGACCATTCTATATGCTCTGGTTGTCATAATCAATTTGGTTTCAGAAGAAAACGTCACAACTGTTATAACTGTGGGCTAGTTTTTTGCAACACATGCAGCAGTAGGAAATCTCTGAAAGCTTCTTTGGCTCCAAACATGAACAAGCCATATCGCGTGTGTGATGATTGCTTCACCAAGTTGAAGAAGGCCATGGAATCTGGATCTGTTCTGCGCATTCCTAAAGCAAGGAGTAGTAATATACTTCAGAAGTCCAACGAGATAGCAGAAAGAGACACAATGGGTCCTAGAGTACAGGGACAACTGTCCAGACTCTCATCAGTTGACTCATTCAGTCGAGCTGAAAGCAAACATTACAAGTGCGACACAAAGCTAGAATTTAATGATGGTCGTGTCTCTCCCCATCTGAATGGAAATGTTCAGCGGGGAAGCTTCCATTCATCGAAGTTGTCGAATTCTCTATTTGGAGGTTCAAGGAAGATTTTTTCAGCTTCTCGTCCTGGCTCCAGAATTGTTTCTCGGGCAACATCTCCTGTTTCAGGGAAGTCAAGTCCACCTCAGTCTGCAATGCTAGCAGCATCTCTTGCTGTTGTTAGATCTCCTGAAGCAATGGATGATGATCCAAAGCATACAAATGACAGTCTAAGTCgagaaatcataaatttaaggGCACAG GTAGAAAACCTTACTGGAAAATCGCAAATTCTTGAAGCTGAACTTGAAAGATCATCTAGGAAATTGAAAGAGGTCACTGCTGTAGCGGAAGGTGAAGCTGAAAAATGCAAAGCTGCAAAGGAAGTTATCAAGTCTCTAACTGCACAG TTGAAGGAGATGGCTGAAAGAGTGCCAGAAGAACATATTTCCATTAGTAAATCAGGTTCTAGTGCCAGACAAACTCCTAATATTGTAGATATGTTCTCTAATGAGAACCATTCAACAAGCCTAACCTCTCCTGAGAGCGAGTCCAATGGCAGTTCAGTAAATCCTATCCTGTCCAGTGGAACCAAGGCACAAACTGAAAAGTCAGAATGGGTAGTGCAAGATGAACCAGGCGTGTACCTAACTCTTTCGTCCTTGGCAGGGGGTGGTAATGAACTCAGACGGGTTCGTTTCAG TCGGAAACGCTTCACTGAGGAACAGGCAGAGGTTTGGTGGGCTGAAAATGGGTCCAAAGTATGTGAGCGGCACGACATAAGAAGTGTGGAGTAA